The Trypanosoma brucei brucei TREU927 chromosome 2, complete sequence genome has a window encoding:
- a CDS encoding casein kinase II, alpha chain, with product MSRSGGRAATEKGLGNANSSQLAETSGQSGYAHPFWYVNTQMPPEYWDYENATLEFNSDEPYELLQKIGRGKYSEVFRARSRHNGELCVLKILKPVRVKKIRREITILQNLCGGPNVVRLLDVVMVEQENTPVLVTENIEPADNFRTLMNSGSLTSFDMRYYMYEILRCLHFAHSRGIFHRDIKPQNIIIDHRRRKLRIVDWGLAEYYIHGQAYNLGVGTRHFKGPELLVGIRLYDYSLDMWSVGCVLAELLFRVFPLFRGEDNEDQLHQIASVVGTEDIMRYVQKYDVSLPRHLVDRALSTKYPKRPWKSFVTTRNIDWCDANGLDLLDKMLQVDHQERILAYDAMQHPFFDPVRKVLQGDPQEQYPRRRG from the coding sequence ATGTCCCGCAGCGGTGGTCGCGCGGCGACTGAAAAGGGTTTAGGGAATGCTAATAGCAGTCAACTGGCCGAGACAAGTGGCCAAAGCGGATACGCCCATCCCTTTTGGTACGTTAATACGCAGATGCCACCGGAGTATTGGGACTACGAGAATGCCACACTTGAGTTCAACAGTGATGAGCCGTACGAGCTTCTGCAGAAAATTGGTCGTGGAAAATACTCGGAGGTGTTTCGGGCGCGCAGCCGGCACAACGGGGAACTTTGTGTGCTGAAGATCCTTAAACCAGTGAgggtaaagaaaataagaagggAAATCACTATCCTGCAAAACCTCTGCGGGGGACCAAACGTCGTGAGGCTGCTTGACGTTGTCATGGTTGAACAGGAGAATACGCCTGTGCTTGTCACAGAGAACATAGAACCAGCTGATAACTTCCGTACTCTCATGAACAGCGGTAGTCTCACATCTTTTGACATGCGCTATTACATGTATGAAATACTGCGCTGTCTGCATTTCGCTCACAGTCGAGGAATATTTCATCGCGACATCAAACCGCAGAACATCATCATTGACCACCGCCGCCGCAAGCTTCGTATCGTAGACTGGGGCCTTGCAGAGTATTACATTCATGGCCAAGCGTATAACTTAGGTGTAGGGACTCGACATTTTAAAGGTCCTGAGCTTCTTGTGGGAATACGGCTTTATGATTACTCTTTGGACATGTGGAGTGTTGGTTGTGTCCTTGCCGAGTTACTCTTCCGggtgtttcctcttttccgtGGAGAAGATAATGAGGACCAACTGCATCAGATAGCAAGCGTAGTCGGCACAGAAGATATAATGCGCTACGTTCAAAAATATGATGTTTCACTCCCTCGACACCTGGTTGACAGGGCCCTTTCCACAAAATATCCAAAGAGGCCGTGGAAATCATTCGTCACCACCCGAAACATAGATTGGTGCGATGCAAATGGGTTGGACCTGCTTGACAAAATGCTGCAGGTCGATCATCAGGAACGAATTCTTGCCTACGATGCAATGCAGCACCCGTTTTTTGATCCAGTACGCAAGGTGTTGCAGGGAGACCCACAGGAACAGTACCCGAGGCGCAGAGGTTAG
- a CDS encoding proteasome regulatory non-ATPase subunit 6 (identical to GB:AAQ15701.1: proteasome regulatory non-ATPase subunit 6 {Trypanosoma brucei} (PMID:11854272)), with amino-acid sequence MEKDLDSLWDTAEDFIADGRRTEARGVLEDIVSTDVTADDAIGLRAKERAIYRLAEILSVEKQTDMLVQLLSAIRSFFALLPKAKATRMVRKMFDLILNSGASLDRQMEVCRDMIAWARQEKRTFLRQRLQHRLAEVQFARNERQEALTTLQALLREVRRLDDRALLLDIHLLESHIYYSIRNISRARAALVAARTNANSIYCPPLAQAEIDLQSGVLHAEEHDAKTAFSYLYEAFEGFHQLGDQARQARKALHYMILAKIATNSPDELSALLSSKNVLEYKGADMVALHGVADAYNSQDTHLFNRIMQENKNAPFLEDEVLQRQLSEMYKSLLEGHLLKLLEPYSRVQISYLAELLKLDVETVESQVSQLILDKKLAGIVDQQHQCVVVFDEQDAKREKAKQKGDGTSDGSHGVSHSSAYHSGGTGTSGSGDVTSATTLYQDALDALEKYDKLVTALFDKANGKFDALVEENLAKRTAAKQVDAKGKKAKDEAGSGAEKGDGKKPKSEPKKE; translated from the coding sequence ATGGAAAAGGATTTGGACTCACTTTGGGACACAGCAGAGGACTTTATTGCGGACGGGCGGCGGACGGAAGCACGGGGAGTGCTTGAAGACATTGTCTCGACGGATGTCACGGCGGATGACGCAATTGGTCTCCGAGCAAAGGAGCGCGCGATTTATCGCCTGGCGGAGATTCTTAGCGTGGAGAAGCAAACTGACATGCTTGTGCAACTCTTGTCTGCCATTCGGTCTTTCTTTGCTCTGCTTCCCAAGGCGAAGGCAACTCGCATGGTGCGCAAGATGTTCGATCTAATTCTCAACAGTGGAGCGTCACTTGACCGGCAGATGGAAGTGTGCCGCGACATGATCGCGTGGGCCCGTCAGGAGAAACGTACTTTTCTCCGGCAGCGGCTCCAGCaccgccttgcagaagtgcaaTTTGCGCGCAATGAACGGCAGGAGGCTCTCACGACGCTTCAGGCGCTGCTGCGAGAGGTCCGTCGTCTTGATGACAGAGCTCTTCTGCTTGATATTCACCTACTAGAGAGTCACATCTACTATTCCATTCGCAATATTTCACGTGCTCGTGCAGCCCTTGTGGCGGCACGAACTAATGCGAACAGCATATATTGCCCGCCGCTGGCTCAAGCGGAAATTGACCTGCAAAGTGGCGTCCTGCATGCCGAAGAGCATGACGCGAAGACGGCTTTTTCTTACTTGTATGAGGCTTTCGAGGGCTTCCACCAGTTAGGTGACCAAGCGCGGCAAGCACGTAAAGCACTACATTATATGATTCTCGCTAAGATTGCCACTAATAGCCCGGATGAGCTTTCTGCGCTGCTGAGCTCAAAGAATGTGCTGGAATACAAAGGAGCTGATATGGTCGCTCTCCATGGCGTCGCGGATGCATACAACAGCCAGGACACACACCTATTCAATCGCATCAtgcaagaaaataagaaCGCGCCATTTCTTGAGGACGAAGTGCTTCAGCGTCAGCTCTCTGAGATGTATAAGAGTCTGCTTGAGGGACACCTGCTGAAGCTGTTGGAGCCGTACAGCCGAGTGCAGATATCATATCTTGCGGAGCTTCTGAAGCTTGATGTGGAAACCGTGGAGTCACAGGTGTCCCAGCTCATCCTTGACAAGAAGCTGGCAGGGATCGTGGACCAGCAGCATCAGTGCGTGGTAGTTTTCGATGAACAAGACGCGAAGCGAGAAAAAGCCAAGCAGAAGGGAGATGGCACTTCTGATGGGTCTCACGGTGTTTCCCACAGCAGCGCATACCATAGTGGTGGCACCGGAACCAGCGGAAGTGGAGATGTCACATCCGCCACGACTCTTTATCAGGATGCGCTGGATGCACTGGAAAAGTACGATAAGTTGGTAACGGCGTTGTTCGACAAGGCAAATGGTAAGTTCGACGCGCTTGTGGAAGAGAACTTGGCAAAGCGCACTGCTGCCAAACAGGTGGATGCGAAGGGTAAGAAAGCGAAAGATGAGGCAGGGAGCGGAGCGGAGAAGGGTGACGGGAAAAAACCGAAAAGTGAGCCGAAGAAGGAATAA
- a CDS encoding ribosomal RNA methyltransferase, putative (similar to Putative rRNA methyltransferase SPB1 (EC 2.1.1.-). (Swiss-Prot:P25582) [Saccharomyces cerevisiae;]) produces the protein MGRASKDKRDIYYRKAKEEGYRARSAYKLLQLHEEFGILRREEIRTGVVDLCAAPGSWSQVLSNHLCGSQPGSAAEACEGDEAINSEASQRPRIVAVDLQEMMPIDGVQLLQGDITSEWTAREIIRLLNGDSSSVPECSDATALSTAGAINDFNNGRGNNVSEEGKSSQQRSDCGVGLMNERNNASECVDGDNNNNNSNNNDDRNGGDAGASTRPVAGRKADLVVCDGAPDVTGMHELDEYLQHHLLLAALNITTFVLRRGGTFVTKMFRGPNTPFLVAKAEVFFRQVTIAKPKSSRNASMEAFMVCQNYDPPASYQPSFERPLTQTTSCFTPAAPALHLAAVDAQRMSSDNVNNGELHHSGVTDIVDEAYAVESVIVPFLACGDLTGYDADMCYDRGESDVVLPPVQPPLQAPYIAISEAVKERTKRQRVG, from the coding sequence ATGGGTCGTGCTTCAAAGGACAAGCGGGACATCTACTATCGCAAAGCGAAAGAAGAAGGTTACCGAGCGCGTAGCGCGTACAAGTTGCTGCAACTGCATGAAGAATTTGGGATTCTTCGGCGTGAGGAAATACGTACTGGTGTTGTGGATCTGTGTGCAGCCCCAGGAAGCTGGTCACAAGTGCTTTCCAACCATCTGTGCGGCAGTCAACCGGGAAGTGCAGCAGAAGCGTGTGAAGGAGACGAAGCCATAAACTCTGAAGCATCCCAGCGCCCTCGCATTGTTGCGGTGGACCTGCAGGAGATGATGCCAATAGACGGCGTCCAGCTGTTGCAAGGCGATATCACGAGTGAGTGGACGGCGCGCGAAATCATTCGGTTGCTTAACGGTGATTCCTCTTCTGTTCCCGAATGCTCAGACGCCACGGCACTCTCGACAGCAGGCGCAATTAATGATTTTAATAACGGTCGCGGCAATAACGTCAgcgaggagggaaagagtaGTCAGCAGAGGTCGGATTGCGGTGTAGGGCTCATGAATGAACGTAATAATGCTTCTGAATGTGTGGATGgtgacaacaataacaataatagtaataataacgacGATAGGAACGGTGGGGATGCGGGCGCTTCGACGCGACCCGTCGCCGGGCGAAAGGCGGATTTGGTGGTGTGCGACGGCGCTCCCGATGTTACCGGTATGCACGAGCTTGACGAGTATCTTCAGCACCATCTGCTGCTCGCCGCACTTAACATCACGACATTTGTGCTCCGGCGCGGCGGTACGTTTGTGACAAAGATGTTCCGCGGCCCCAACACGCCGTTTCTTGTCGCCAAAGCAGAAGTTTTTTTCCGTCAAGTGACCATCGCGAAACCAAAGTCATCGCGCAACGCCTCGATGGAGGCTTTTATGGTGTGCCAAAACTACGACCCGCCTGCATCCTACCAGCCGTCATTCGAGCGGCCACTTACGCAGACAACGAGTTGCTTCACACCCGCTGCCCCAGCACTGCACTTAGCCGCTGTGGATGCGCAGCGCATGTCATCCGACAATGTTAACAATGGTGAATTGCATCATAGTGGTGTTACTGATATAGTTGATGAGGCATACGCAGTAGAATCTGTTATCGTACCTTTCCTGGCCTGTGGAGACTTGACTGGTTATGATGCTGATATGTGCTACGACCGTGGTGAGTCTGATGTTGTACTGCCGCCCGTTCAGCCACCTCTGCAGGCGCCATATATAGCAATATCTGAAGCGGTGAAGGAAAGGACAAAACGGCAGCGTGTCGGATAA
- a CDS encoding ubiquitin-conjugating enzyme E2, putative has protein sequence MSGLSLAQSRLREERKAWRKERPFGFWAKPREIKSVQHQQPNNVLTALAKSSAAPQTHQGSGSSQTAGDNSGGLDLLEWEAGIPGKPGTPFEGGEFRLFLHFSEDYPTKPPKCVFNPVLFHPNVYPSGTVCLSILNEEKDWRPSITIKQILLAIQELLDNPNINDPAQEEPFRVYTRDRQEYEERVRQEVAKHHRKRV, from the coding sequence ATGTCCGGGCTATCTTTAGCTCAGTCACGCCTACGAGAGGAGCGCAAAGCATGGCGTAAGGAGCGACCTTTTGGCTTTTGGGCGAAACCGCGGGAAATCAAAAGTGTGCAGCATCAACAACCGAATAATGTCCTTACTGCGCTGGCCAAGTCATCAGCGGCCCCCCAAACGCATCAGGGGAGTGGCAGTAGCCAAACTGCTGGCGACAACTCTGGTGGCTTGGACTTGCTTGAGTGGGAAGCAGGAATACCGGGGAAGCCAGGCACTCCGTTTGAAGGTGGTGAGTTCCGTCTCTTTCTCCACTTTTCAGAGGATTACCCGACAAAGCCGCCTAAATGTGTGTTTAACCCGGTACTTTTTCACCCCAACGTCTACCCGAGTGGAACGGTATGTCTTTCCATTCTCAACGAGGAGAAGGACTGGCGGCCGAGTATTACAATTAAGCAAATACTACTGGCGATACAGGAGCTCCTGGACAACCCAAACATCAACGACCCCGCTCAGGAAGAGCCATTTCGTGTGTACACGCGTGATCGTCAAGAGTATGAAGAACGCGTGCGGCAGGAGGTGGCGAAGCACCACCGGAAGCGGGTATAA